Proteins encoded together in one Rossellomorea sp. y25 window:
- a CDS encoding YlaH-like family protein, which produces MDVTERLSFFASLYRVDQNAEMGMWLLYITIVGLSILVYKLGFAKKLPVMKSILIYTFLILGCTVLTFLGIFLPVAEGLVVAALILIIYKVRLTNEKKKGTF; this is translated from the coding sequence ATGGATGTAACAGAGCGTTTGTCCTTTTTCGCATCCCTTTACCGTGTTGACCAAAACGCGGAAATGGGAATGTGGTTGCTTTATATAACCATAGTTGGGCTCTCAATCTTAGTTTATAAGCTAGGTTTTGCGAAGAAGCTGCCAGTAATGAAATCGATTTTGATTTATACTTTTCTCATTTTGGGATGTACCGTACTAACGTTTCTTGGAATCTTTTTACCGGTAGCAGAGGGGTTAGTCGTTGCGGCTCTTATCTTGATTATATATAAGGTTCGGCTAACAAACGAAAAGAAAAAAGGCACGTTTTAA
- a CDS encoding YhcN/YlaJ family sporulation lipoprotein, translated as MFKLISLLMVTIILGACANKNEVGYNNDSNSKNNKPITVQDSNIQHVERKSGQQISKHLVDLTTSVPDVKDATAVVFGKYAFVGIDIDSDIERSQVGSIKYSVAEALQKDPYGAEAIVIADPDLYARLNEISKDIQRGEPVQGIMNELADISGRLMPEIPRSLKQTDPENAPNEPNKKMNNTKEKQLQKKQENQTYDKIE; from the coding sequence ATGTTTAAACTCATCTCTCTGCTTATGGTAACCATCATTCTTGGTGCATGCGCCAACAAGAATGAGGTCGGGTATAATAATGATTCGAACAGTAAAAACAATAAACCGATCACTGTTCAGGATAGCAATATCCAACATGTTGAGCGAAAATCAGGACAGCAAATCTCAAAGCATTTAGTTGACCTGACGACTAGTGTACCTGATGTAAAAGACGCAACCGCAGTAGTCTTTGGAAAGTATGCTTTTGTTGGAATCGATATCGATTCCGATATTGAGCGTTCTCAAGTCGGTTCCATCAAATATTCTGTAGCAGAAGCACTTCAGAAAGATCCATATGGTGCAGAAGCCATTGTCATCGCTGACCCGGACCTTTATGCACGTTTAAATGAAATCAGCAAAGACATCCAAAGGGGCGAACCGGTTCAAGGAATCATGAATGAATTGGCTGACATATCCGGCAGACTCATGCCTGAAATTCCTAGATCGTTAAAGCAAACAGACCCCGAAAATGCGCCGAATGAACCAAATAAGAAAATGAATAACACGAAAGAAAAACAACTTCAGAAAAAACAGGAAAATCAAACTTACGATAAGATTGAATAA
- a CDS encoding FtsW/RodA/SpoVE family cell cycle protein: MIKKIAKSYDYSLIAVYVFLCLFGLVMIYSASMVMAVERFGWESDHFYKRQMINIIIGFIAFTIAAWFPYKAFQVAKIIKGLMFIIIGLLIGVHVFGYEVNNAKSWINLGFMPIQPSEFAKLAVIIYLGSVYSKKQAYIDDFNKGLAPPLLFLGFICFLVFLEPDFGTAAIIFVIGAIVISCSGISYKTFFKLAGLGVGLLIVLSPVIYLARGFIFTRERLSRIEAYLSPFKYAQGEGYHLVNSYLAIGSGGVKGLGLGQSVQKLGYLPEPQTDFIMAIIAEELGVFGVSFVILGLSYIVLRGIYTGVKCQDPFGTMLAIGISSMIGIQAFINLGGVSGLIPITGVPLPFISYGGSSLLVLSLSMGVLVNVSMFVKYEEKYKTKKENGYPSENIDNSKKIYGVKM, encoded by the coding sequence ATGATTAAAAAAATTGCAAAATCCTATGATTATTCGTTAATAGCTGTATATGTATTTCTTTGTTTGTTTGGTCTGGTAATGATTTATAGTGCGAGTATGGTCATGGCTGTAGAACGGTTTGGCTGGGAAAGTGATCACTTCTATAAAAGGCAGATGATCAATATCATCATCGGGTTCATTGCCTTTACAATTGCAGCATGGTTTCCATACAAAGCCTTCCAAGTTGCGAAAATAATCAAGGGACTCATGTTTATTATTATTGGATTATTAATCGGGGTACATGTCTTCGGTTATGAAGTAAACAACGCAAAAAGCTGGATCAATTTAGGTTTCATGCCCATTCAGCCATCGGAGTTCGCCAAGCTGGCAGTCATCATTTATCTTGGCTCCGTATACTCCAAGAAACAGGCATACATAGATGATTTTAATAAGGGCCTTGCTCCCCCATTACTATTTTTAGGCTTTATTTGTTTTTTAGTTTTTTTAGAGCCTGACTTTGGTACAGCGGCGATCATTTTCGTCATTGGAGCAATCGTCATTTCCTGTTCAGGGATTAGTTATAAGACCTTCTTTAAACTCGCTGGTTTAGGTGTAGGGCTGTTGATAGTACTTTCACCCGTGATTTACCTGGCAAGAGGCTTTATTTTTACAAGAGAAAGACTTAGCAGGATTGAAGCGTACCTATCACCGTTCAAATATGCCCAGGGGGAAGGCTATCACTTAGTGAACTCGTATCTTGCCATCGGCTCTGGGGGGGTAAAAGGGCTTGGTTTGGGACAAAGTGTTCAGAAACTGGGGTATCTTCCTGAACCCCAAACGGATTTTATCATGGCCATCATCGCTGAAGAATTAGGTGTATTCGGTGTAAGCTTTGTGATTCTCGGTTTGTCTTATATCGTGCTCCGGGGGATCTATACTGGAGTTAAATGTCAGGATCCTTTTGGAACGATGCTGGCAATCGGAATATCGAGCATGATCGGTATCCAAGCCTTCATTAATTTAGGAGGTGTATCCGGATTAATTCCGATTACAGGTGTCCCACTTCCATTCATCAGCTATGGAGGATCGTCATTATTAGTACTATCTTTGTCGATGGGTGTCCTTGTAAATGTGTCGATGTTTGTGAAATATGAAGAAAAATATAAAACAAAGAAGGAAAATGGCTATCCTTCGGAGAATATTGATAATAGCAAAAAAATATATGGTGTAAAAATGTAG
- the typA gene encoding translational GTPase TypA, producing MKLRNDLRNIAIIAHVDHGKTTLVDELLKQSGIFRENETVSERAMDSNDLERERGITILAKNTAIQYKDSRINILDTPGHADFGGEVERIMKMVDGVLLVVDAYEGCMPQTRFVLKKALEQNLTPIVVVNKIDKPSARPEEVIDEVLELFIELDANDEQLEFPVVYASAINGTASTDPDPEKQDENMQCLYDSIIEHIPAPVDNSEDPLQFQVALLDYNDYVGRIGIGRVFRGTMKVGQQVALMKLDGTVKQFRVTKIFGFFGLKREEIQEAKAGDLIAVSGMEDINVGETVCPVEHQDQLPVLRIDEPTLQMTFLVNNSPFAGREGKFVTSRKIEERLLAQLQTDVSLRVEPTDSPDAWTVSGRGELHLSILIENMRREGYELQVSKPQVIIKEVDGVKSEPVERVQIDIPEEYMGGVIESLGQRKGEMLDMVNNGNGQVRLMFMVPARGLIGYSTEFMTLTRGYGIINHTFDSYQPLQKGRVGGRRQGVLVSMETGKASQYGIMQVEDRGIIFVESGTEIYGGMIVGEHTRENDITVNITKLKQATNVRSANKDQTVTIKKARIMTLEESLEYLNDDEYCEVTPESIRLRKKILDKNERERAEKKSKVSQ from the coding sequence ATGAAATTAAGAAATGATCTTAGAAATATTGCTATTATTGCTCACGTTGACCACGGGAAAACGACATTAGTAGACGAGCTTTTAAAGCAATCTGGAATCTTCCGCGAAAATGAAACAGTTTCTGAGCGCGCGATGGATTCAAATGATTTAGAAAGAGAACGCGGTATTACAATCCTAGCGAAAAATACGGCGATTCAATATAAAGATTCTCGAATCAACATTCTTGATACACCAGGACATGCTGACTTTGGTGGAGAAGTTGAACGTATCATGAAAATGGTAGATGGTGTTTTATTAGTAGTAGATGCGTATGAAGGGTGTATGCCTCAGACTCGTTTCGTTCTTAAGAAAGCACTTGAGCAAAACCTTACACCTATCGTGGTTGTAAATAAAATTGACAAGCCTTCAGCACGTCCGGAAGAAGTAATCGATGAAGTTCTGGAATTATTCATTGAACTGGATGCAAATGATGAACAGCTTGAATTCCCGGTTGTCTATGCTTCAGCTATCAACGGTACAGCAAGTACAGATCCGGATCCGGAAAAACAAGACGAAAACATGCAGTGTTTATATGATTCGATCATTGAGCATATTCCTGCACCAGTAGACAACTCTGAAGATCCACTGCAATTCCAAGTTGCATTGCTCGATTACAATGATTACGTTGGTCGAATTGGAATCGGACGTGTGTTCAGAGGGACAATGAAGGTTGGCCAGCAGGTAGCATTAATGAAGCTTGACGGTACTGTTAAACAATTCCGTGTAACAAAAATCTTCGGTTTCTTCGGATTAAAACGTGAAGAAATCCAAGAAGCAAAAGCTGGTGATTTAATCGCTGTTTCCGGAATGGAAGATATCAATGTCGGTGAAACGGTTTGTCCTGTTGAACATCAGGATCAACTTCCGGTTCTTCGTATTGACGAGCCTACACTTCAAATGACATTCCTAGTGAACAACAGTCCATTTGCAGGTAGAGAAGGTAAATTTGTTACTTCTAGAAAGATCGAAGAACGTTTACTGGCTCAGCTTCAAACGGATGTAAGTTTACGTGTTGAACCAACAGATTCACCTGATGCATGGACGGTTTCAGGTCGTGGAGAGCTTCATCTTTCGATTCTGATTGAAAACATGCGTCGTGAAGGTTACGAATTACAGGTATCTAAACCACAGGTTATCATTAAAGAAGTCGATGGCGTGAAGAGTGAGCCTGTAGAACGTGTTCAAATTGATATTCCTGAAGAATATATGGGTGGAGTTATTGAATCCCTTGGTCAACGTAAAGGCGAAATGCTGGATATGGTGAACAATGGGAATGGACAAGTCCGTTTAATGTTTATGGTGCCTGCACGTGGATTAATCGGTTATTCAACTGAATTTATGACTCTTACACGTGGATACGGTATCATCAACCACACATTCGACAGCTATCAGCCTTTGCAAAAAGGTAGAGTTGGCGGACGTCGACAAGGTGTACTTGTTTCGATGGAAACAGGAAAAGCATCTCAATACGGAATCATGCAAGTGGAAGACCGTGGTATTATCTTTGTTGAATCCGGTACAGAAATTTATGGTGGAATGATTGTTGGGGAACATACAAGAGAAAATGATATTACCGTTAATATCACAAAACTTAAACAAGCGACAAACGTTCGTTCTGCTAACAAGGATCAAACCGTAACCATTAAAAAAGCAAGAATCATGACATTGGAAGAGTCTCTTGAATACCTGAACGATGACGAGTATTGTGAAGTAACACCTGAGTCAATCCGTCTTCGTAAAAAGATTCTTGATAAGAATGAGCGTGAAAGAGCAGAAAAGAAAAGTAAGGTTTCTCAATAA
- a CDS encoding YlaI family protein, with amino-acid sequence MRVKCALCEVIEIIDDYSLQAKKLRNRPIHTYMCEKCHDRIKEKTEERVSSGNFRFYRSPQVDDDF; translated from the coding sequence ATGAGAGTAAAATGTGCTTTATGTGAAGTGATAGAAATTATTGATGATTATTCCTTGCAGGCTAAGAAATTGCGGAACCGCCCCATTCATACGTATATGTGCGAGAAGTGTCATGATCGTATTAAAGAAAAGACGGAAGAACGTGTGTCGAGTGGGAATTTCAGATTTTATCGATCTCCTCAGGTAGACGATGACTTTTAA
- a CDS encoding pyridoxamine 5'-phosphate oxidase family protein, which produces MANQVEPSLIPALFDELQSERFVTLATIDFETHGPNVSAISWVLAKDEHTLLFAVDQRSRIVENIKNNPLAVVNLIANESTYSISGKGVVREEKLEGVPLKLTLIKLAINEVRDVMFYGSKISTEPAYEKTYDKTAADRLDRQVIEAMKKA; this is translated from the coding sequence ATGGCTAATCAAGTGGAACCCAGCTTAATTCCTGCATTATTTGACGAACTGCAATCAGAGCGGTTTGTTACACTCGCTACCATTGATTTTGAAACGCATGGACCTAATGTAAGTGCGATTTCTTGGGTCTTGGCGAAGGATGAACATACGTTGTTATTTGCTGTTGATCAACGCTCCAGGATTGTAGAGAATATAAAGAACAATCCGCTCGCGGTTGTGAATTTAATTGCAAATGAATCAACCTATTCCATAAGCGGAAAAGGAGTGGTCCGAGAGGAGAAGTTGGAAGGAGTCCCTCTAAAGCTGACGCTTATTAAACTTGCTATCAATGAAGTAAGAGACGTCATGTTCTATGGATCGAAAATATCGACAGAACCTGCCTATGAGAAGACATATGATAAAACGGCAGCAGACCGTTTGGACCGACAAGTAATAGAAGCCATGAAAAAAGCTTAG
- the glsA gene encoding glutaminase A — MRTQELLEELVEKARPFASEGMVADYIPALKDQNPSDLAISIYTLDNHSCYAGDHLKKFTLQSISKVITLALVLMDYGEDHVFSKVGMEPTGDPFNSIAKLETHKPSKPLNPMINAGALAVTNMIKGNTGMEKWERLIEFINHMTGDTVSYNEDVAYSELQTANLNRSLCYFMKQHGVITGNVEDLLVLYTKQCAVEMSCVDLAKMGAVFANDGVDPESGREIITRDVARICKTFMVTCGMYNTSGEFAIKVGIPAKSGVSGGIMGAVPGKCGIGIFGPALDNVGNSSAGLKLLEMLSDEYSWSIF, encoded by the coding sequence ATTAGAACCCAGGAGCTGTTGGAAGAATTAGTGGAGAAAGCAAGGCCTTTTGCTTCAGAGGGAATGGTAGCAGATTATATACCGGCATTAAAGGATCAAAATCCCAGTGATTTGGCAATAAGTATATATACTTTGGATAATCACTCTTGTTATGCAGGAGATCATTTAAAGAAGTTCACACTCCAAAGTATATCGAAAGTCATCACTCTTGCTCTTGTCTTAATGGACTATGGGGAGGATCATGTCTTTTCAAAGGTTGGTATGGAGCCTACGGGTGATCCTTTTAATTCCATAGCAAAACTCGAAACCCATAAGCCTTCTAAACCCCTTAACCCGATGATCAACGCAGGTGCACTCGCAGTCACGAATATGATTAAAGGAAACACCGGGATGGAAAAGTGGGAACGATTAATTGAGTTCATTAATCACATGACTGGGGATACGGTATCATACAATGAAGATGTGGCTTATTCAGAACTGCAAACAGCAAATTTGAATAGATCGCTTTGTTATTTTATGAAGCAGCACGGTGTGATTACTGGAAATGTAGAAGATTTACTCGTTCTTTATACGAAACAATGTGCGGTGGAAATGAGTTGTGTCGATCTTGCTAAGATGGGAGCTGTTTTCGCTAATGATGGCGTTGACCCTGAGAGCGGGCGCGAAATTATTACGAGGGATGTTGCGAGGATTTGTAAAACATTCATGGTTACGTGCGGAATGTATAATACTTCTGGTGAATTTGCCATTAAAGTGGGCATCCCGGCCAAAAGTGGAGTGTCAGGTGGGATCATGGGGGCTGTTCCTGGAAAGTGTGGAATTGGAATCTTTGGTCCTGCACTGGATAATGTCGGGAATAGCAGTGCAGGGTTAAAGCTCCTTGAAATGCTAAGTGATGAATATTCCTGGAGTATATTTTAA
- a CDS encoding YlaN family protein has protein sequence MASEMTINHREKAYELLKADAEKILQLIKVQMDNLTMPQCPLYEEVLDTQMFGLSREIEFAVRLGLVDDQDGKELIDSLERQLSALHEASTKK, from the coding sequence GTGGCGTCAGAAATGACAATTAATCATCGAGAAAAAGCCTATGAGCTATTAAAGGCCGACGCAGAAAAGATTTTACAACTTATTAAAGTACAAATGGATAATTTAACGATGCCCCAATGTCCTCTTTATGAGGAAGTATTGGATACCCAAATGTTCGGATTATCTCGTGAAATAGAATTTGCAGTCCGTTTAGGATTAGTAGATGATCAAGATGGAAAAGAGCTGATTGATTCTTTGGAAAGACAACTTTCTGCCCTTCATGAAGCATCTACAAAAAAGTAA
- a CDS encoding PhoH family protein, whose amino-acid sequence MNKIYVLDTNVLLQDPQAIFSFQDNEVVIPAVVLEEVDSKKRYMDEIGRNARHVSKLIDNLRQEGKLHEKIPLYTGGSLRIELNHRSFQQLQEIFVEKTNDNRIIAVAKNLSLEEEAKKDGKSVILVSKDTLVRVKADALGLQAEDFLSDRVIEVNDIYTGFIELYTERELLDKFYDKGELTLTDITKQRFYSHQFLIMKDALGSSASALGMVDASGLKVKKLVYDQEHMWGIKARNVQQTMATELLLRDDISLVTMIGKAGTGKTLLALAAGLLQTEDFNKFNKLLVARPIVPVGKDIGYLPGEKQEKLRPWMQPIYDNLEYLFNTKKPGELDDILAGMGSIEVEALTYIRGRSIPDQYIIIDEAQNLTKHEVKTILTRVGERSKIVLMGDPAQIDHPYLDEYNNGLTYVVEKFKDQKLAGHVKLMKGERSGLAQLAADLL is encoded by the coding sequence TTGAATAAAATTTATGTATTAGATACCAATGTCTTATTACAAGATCCACAAGCCATCTTTTCTTTTCAAGATAATGAGGTGGTTATACCTGCAGTCGTTTTAGAAGAAGTGGACTCCAAAAAGCGTTATATGGATGAAATCGGAAGAAACGCAAGACATGTATCGAAGTTAATAGATAATTTACGGCAAGAAGGAAAGCTCCATGAAAAAATCCCCCTTTATACGGGAGGATCATTGAGAATCGAACTAAATCACCGCTCATTTCAGCAGCTTCAAGAAATATTTGTAGAGAAAACCAATGATAACAGAATTATTGCCGTAGCAAAAAACTTATCTCTCGAAGAAGAAGCGAAAAAGGATGGAAAATCGGTCATACTTGTTAGTAAAGACACCCTCGTCAGGGTAAAGGCTGATGCGTTAGGGTTACAGGCTGAGGATTTCCTGAGTGACCGGGTTATCGAGGTAAATGATATTTACACAGGATTTATTGAACTGTACACTGAGAGAGAGTTACTTGACAAATTTTATGATAAAGGGGAACTAACCCTTACTGATATAACGAAGCAACGATTTTATTCTCATCAATTCCTCATTATGAAAGATGCACTTGGAAGCTCTGCTTCTGCATTAGGAATGGTAGATGCATCTGGACTTAAAGTGAAGAAGCTGGTATATGATCAAGAGCATATGTGGGGTATCAAGGCCAGAAATGTTCAGCAAACAATGGCGACGGAACTGTTACTAAGAGATGATATTTCTTTAGTCACCATGATTGGAAAAGCAGGGACAGGTAAAACCTTGCTTGCACTGGCTGCAGGGCTTCTTCAAACAGAAGACTTTAATAAATTCAATAAATTGCTCGTAGCACGTCCGATAGTACCCGTGGGGAAAGATATTGGTTATCTTCCAGGAGAAAAACAAGAAAAGCTCAGACCTTGGATGCAGCCGATTTATGATAACCTGGAATATTTGTTCAATACAAAGAAGCCGGGAGAGCTGGATGATATTCTTGCCGGTATGGGATCGATTGAAGTCGAAGCATTAACTTATATAAGAGGTAGAAGCATTCCGGATCAGTATATTATCATTGATGAAGCTCAGAACTTAACGAAGCATGAAGTGAAAACGATCCTAACCAGGGTAGGAGAACGAAGTAAAATCGTTTTAATGGGAGATCCAGCACAAATTGATCATCCATACCTGGATGAGTACAACAATGGCCTAACATACGTAGTAGAAAAATTTAAGGATCAAAAATTGGCCGGACACGTTAAACTCATGAAAGGTGAGAGATCCGGTCTTGCACAACTTGCTGCTGACCTTCTTTAG
- a CDS encoding peptidyl-prolyl cis-trans isomerase — protein sequence MESIVPIKGKVKFTITLDSGVWIFDDRKVDLTTYFDETNETIDELEEYTKAVSKHWSREIQEGATYPPTLKTEKKYEKEKILNGTFAIPLNPFLTNAEPLENATSLVIETDSDEYRMDLAHADQLLIGFSKEGKPLRENGPVHIYYKDGSNRENPITDVRAFRVE from the coding sequence TTGGAAAGCATAGTCCCAATAAAAGGCAAGGTGAAATTCACGATAACATTGGATTCGGGCGTTTGGATATTTGATGATCGAAAAGTTGATTTAACTACATATTTTGATGAAACGAATGAGACGATTGATGAATTAGAAGAATATACAAAAGCCGTGTCCAAGCATTGGTCCCGGGAAATTCAAGAAGGCGCAACATATCCGCCTACACTTAAGACAGAAAAAAAATATGAAAAGGAAAAGATTTTGAACGGAACATTCGCTATTCCGTTGAATCCGTTTCTTACAAATGCGGAACCTCTTGAGAATGCGACATCTCTTGTGATCGAAACCGACTCGGATGAATATCGCATGGATCTGGCACACGCAGATCAATTACTCATTGGATTCTCAAAAGAAGGAAAGCCTCTAAGGGAAAACGGTCCCGTTCATATCTACTACAAAGACGGTTCGAATAGAGAAAACCCAATAACCGATGTAAGAGCATTCCGGGTAGAATAA